The Panicum hallii strain FIL2 chromosome 9, PHallii_v3.1, whole genome shotgun sequence genome has a window encoding:
- the LOC112873465 gene encoding probable WRKY transcription factor 58 — protein MDPYPPYLHADPPPQWPPPRSTAAAASSFPPQNFTVLLPRYDQDMQQLRASALFGVGSSQPHGLPLPPPAAAIEQPAKDGYSWRKYGQKQLKDAESPRSYYKCTRDGCPVKKVVERSFDGFITEITYKGRHNHPRPQERGHAGGGNEALAAAEDMDGPSDDDDDDALHEDDVDGAPGMGAGGEAGQRVVKKPKIIIQTPSEVDLLDDGYRWRKYGQKVVKGNPRPRSYYKCTADNCNVRKQIERASTDPRCVLTTYTGRHNHDPPGRGNEAAAAACSAGQPTPPAGGSGAFQQTGGARELKEER, from the exons ATGGACCCCTACCCGCCGTACCTCCACGCGGACCCGCCGCCGCAATGGCCTCCTCCGcgatcgacggcggcggctgcttcCTCCTTTCCGCCCCAAAACTTCACCGTCCTCCTCCCCAGATACGACCAGGACATGCAGCAGCTGCGCGCGAGCGCGCTCTTCGGCGTCGGCAGCTCGCAGCCGCAcgggctgccgctgccgccgccggcggcggcaatcGAGCAGCCGGCGAAGGACGGGTACAGCTGGCGCAAGTACGGGCAGAAGCAGCTCAAGGACGCCGAGTCGCCACGGAGCTACTACAAGTGCACCCGCGACGGGTGCCCCGTGAAGAAGGTCGTGGAGCGCTCCTTCGACGGGTTCATCACGGAGATCACCTACAAGGGCCGCCACAACCACCCGCGCCCCCAGGAGCGCGggcacgccggcggcgggaacgaagccctcgccgccgcggaggaCATGGATGGCCcgagcgacgacgacgacgacgacgcgttGCATGAGGATGACGTCGACGGGGCTCCTGGCAT gggcgccggcggcgaggccgggcaGAGGGTGGTGAAGAAGCCCAAGATCATCATCCAGACCCCGAGCGAGGTGGATCTCCTCGACGACGGCTACAGGTGGCGCAAGTACGGCCAGAAGGTGGTCAAGGGCAACCCTCGGCCGAG GAGCTACTACAAGTGCACGGCGGACAACTGCAACGTGCGCAAGCAGATCGAGAGGGCGTCCACCGACCCCAGGTGCGTCCTCACGACGTACACCGGCCGCCACAACCACGACCCGCCGGGCCGGGGCaacgaagccgccgccgccgcctgttcCGCCGGACAACCGACGCCTCCGGCCGGCGGAAGTGGGGCGTTCCAGCAGaccggcggcgctcgggagctgAAAGAGGAGAGATAG